The genome window GGGCGGCCCGGTAGGGCCAGTACGGCTCCCGGAGCAAGACCCGGCCCAAAAGAACCAGGTCGGCCTGGTTTTCCTGAAGAATGGCCTCGGCTTGTAAGGGCTCGGTAATGAGACCCACCGCCCCTGTGGACAAGCCTGTGGATAAGCGCACCTGGGCGGCAAAGGGCACCTGGTAGCCGGGGCCAACCGGAATCTTCACCCCCGGCACAGCCCCGCCCGAGGAGCAGTCCAGCAAATCTACGCCGCGCTGCTGCAATTCCCCGGCAAAAACCACCGTGTCGGTGATGTCCCAGCCCCCTTCGACCCAGTCGCTGGCCGAGACCCGCACCAAAAGCGGCAGCTCGGCGGGCCAGACCTCCCGCACCGCCTCTGCGACCTCGAGCGGGAAACGCATGCGGTTTTCACGGCTGCCCCCGTAGCGGTCGGTGCGCTGGTTGGTGAGGGGCGACAAAAACGAGTGCAGCAGGTAGCCGTGGGCCATGTGAATTTCCAACACTTCAAACCCTGCCGCCAGGGCCCGCCGGGCCGCTTGCCGAAAGGCCTGGCGTACCTCGTCCAGGCCTGCTTCGTCGAGGGCCTGGGGTATGGGCCAGCCCTCTTGAAAGGGCAGGGGGCTGGGGGCCACCGGTGTCCAGCGGTGAAGGGGCTTCCCCCCCTGCCACGGACTGGCCGTACCTGCCTTGCGCCCAGCATGGGCAATCTGGATGCCCGGCACCGCCCCGGCGTAGCGGATGCGCCGGGTAAGCTCTTTTAGCCCGGCGACGTGCTCGTCCGACCAGAGGCCCAGGTCGTCCGGGCTGATCACCCCCCGGGCCTCCACCGCGGTGGCCTCCACGATTGCCAGCCCCACCCCCCCGATGGCCCGGGTGGGGTAGTGCAACAGATGCCAGTCGGTCACGTGCCCATCCTGGGCCGAGTACTGGCACATGGGTGACATGGCGATACGGTTTTTGAGAGAGACAGAACGCAGTTGCAGGGGGCTAAAGAGCAGGCTCATAGCGGGGATTCTACGCCCTAGGCGGGCCGGGTTTGTGGACTTCAATACATAACGCTTTTTCTTCACCGGACGCGTGATACGATAGACGAGAGCGGGAGAAAAAAGTTATACTAAGTACAAGAAGTTTTGTAAGGAGGTGAAGAAAAAGCCGAATGCCAAAAGCCAGATGCCAAAAACTGTAGCGGCTTTGAGCCTTCTGCTTTCAGCTATGCCCATAGATTTCACCCTGACCGACGAGCAAAAAGAGCTGCAAAAGCTGGCCCGGCGCTTCGCCAAGGAGCAGATCGCGCCGGTGGCCGCCGAGTACGACCGTAAAGAGGAGGTGCCCTGGGGCCTGGTGGAAAAGCTCCACGAGGTGGGCCTGCTGAACGCCATCATCCCCGAGGCCTATGGCGGTTTGGGTTTGGGGATGCTCGAGGAAGTCATCATCGGCGAGGAGCTGGCCTGGGGCTGCATGGGCATCTACACCATCCCCATGGCCTCCGACCTGGGTATCACCCCCATTCTGCTGGCCGGAACCCACGAGCAAAAGCAACGCTTCTTCAAGAAGCTCACCGAGAAGCCGGCCCTGGCGGCTTTTGCCCTCTCTGAACCCGGCAACGGCTCCGACGCCGCGGCCCTGCGCACACGGGCGGTGCGGGATGGCGACCATTACGTGCTCAACGGCACCAAGACCTGGATCTCCAACGGCGGCGAGGCCGAGACCGTGGTGGTGTTTGCCACCGTGGCCCCGGAGCTGCGCCACAAGGGCGTGGTGGCTCTGGTAGTGGAGAAGGGCACCCCCGGCTTCAAGGCCAACAAACTGCACGGCAAGATGGGCCAGCGGGCCAGCGGCACCTACGAGCTGGTCTTCGAGGACTGCCGGGTTCCGGTCGAAAACCGGCTGGGCCAGGAAGGCGACGGCTTTAAGATTGCCATGCAGACCCTGGACAAGACCCGCATCCCGGTGGCGGCGGGCAGCCTGGGGGTGGCCCGGCGGGCCCTCGAGGAGGCCACCAAGTACGCCAAGGAACGCGAGGCCTTTGGCAAGCCCATCGCCGAGTTCCAGGCCATTCAGTTCAAGCTGGCCGAGATGCTGATGGGCCTCGAGACCGCCCGCACCTACACCTACTACGCGGCCTGGCTGGTAGACACCCACCAGCCCCACGCCCACGCCGCGGCCATCGCCAAAGCCTATGCCTCGGAGATGGCCTTCGAGGCGGCCAACCAGGCCATCCAGATTCACGGCGGCTATGGCTATATGCACGAGTACCCGGTAGAAAAGCTCCTGCGCGACGTAAAGTTAAACCAGATCTACGAAGGCACCAACGAGATACAGCGCCTTATCATCGCGCGGCATATCCTGAAAGGGTAGGTTGTGGGGGCAACCCTGGTGGTCGCCCGGCCGCAGCCAGGGCGTGTAGCCCGAACATAAAACCTTGTTGCAACAGATGGAGGAGAGATGAAGTTCGTTGCGGTTATTCGACAGGTTCCAGACGGTGAATCCCGCCTCAAGATTGAGGGGGGTAAGGTAGACCTGGGCGGGGTCACCATGATCCTCGACCAGATGGACGAGTGGGCGGTGGAGGAGGTCATCCGGCTACAGGAGAAGCACGGGGGCGAGAGCGTGGTGGTGGCCCTGGGCCCCGAGCGCTTTGAGGAGGCCATCCGCACCGCGCTGGCTATGGGCATTGACCGGGCCATCCACCTGGTGGCCGAGGGCTACCTCGACCCCATCTCGCAGGCCGAGGCCCTGGCCGAGGTCATCCGGGCCGAGGCCCCCACCCTGGTCTTTACCGGCGGGCAGCAGGCCGACTGGGACTCGCAGGCCCTGGGGCCGGCCCTGGCTGAGGCCCTCTCGTGGCCGGTGGTGAGCTGGACGACCCAGATCGAGCTGGAAGGTGAGACCCAGGCCAAAGCCAAACACGACCTCGACGAGGGCGCCGAGGTGGTGCGGGTGGGCTTGCCGGCGGTATTTACCAGCCAGCAGGGCCTGAACGAGCCGCGCTACCCCACCCTGCCCGGCATCATGAAGGCCAAACGCAAGGAGCTGAAAAAGGTTCCGGTGAGCGCCAGCAGCAAGGTGGAGATTCTGGAACAGACCATCCAGGAGAAAAGCCGCCTGAACAAGATGATTGACGGCAAAGACCCGGTGGCCGCTGCCCACGAGCTGGTGCGGCTGTTGCACGAAGAGGCCAAGGTTATCTAAGAGCCGCTTGGAGGATTGCATGATTCTAGTCGTATTGGAACACGACGGCCAGCGCCTGCGCAAAGGCGCTCTGGAAGCCATCAGCCGGGCCCGGCAAATCGGCGCTCTGGGGGCCATTGCCGGGGTGGTGATCGGCGAAAACACCCAGGCTGTAGCCCAGGAGGCGGCCCAGTACCTGCCCACGGTCTATGCTGCCGAGGTGGGCTCTTACACACCCGAGAAGTGGGCCGAGGCGGCCTACGCTGCCGCCCAGAAAAGCGGGGCCAAGGTGGTGGTGGCCACTGGAGGCCGCCAAAGCCGCACCTGGACGGCCCGCCTGGCTTACAAGATGAAGGCTGGCCTGCTGGAAGACACCCTCGAGACCAGCACCGACGGCCAGCACATCATCGGCGTGCGCTATAGCTTTTTGAACCGCGTCACCGAGAAGCAAAAAGCGGCGCTGCCGGTGGTCTTCACCGCCAAACCCAACACCACCCCCCTGGCCGAGCCGGCCGATAGCAGTGGGGTGGTGGAGGCCCTCGAGGTCAGCCTGCCCCCTACGGTGGAGGTGCTCGAGCGCCTGAGCGAGCAGAAGAAGGGCGTCTCGCTCACCGAGGCCACCGTGGTGGTGACCGGCGGGCGTGGGCTGGGCAACCCCGAGGCTTTTGCGGGGGTGGAGGAGCTGGCAAGCACCCTGGGCGCCGCCGTGGGCGCGACCCGCGCGGTGGTGGACGCGGGCTGGCGGCCCTACAGCGAGCAGGTGGGCCAGACCGGCAAAACCGTCCAGCCCAACCTCTACATCGCCCTGGCGGTTTCCGGTGCGGTGCAGCACCAGGCCGGCATGAACAAGAGCAAGTACATCGTGGCGGTCAACAAGGACGCCGAGGCCCCCATCTTCAAAATTGCCGACTACGGCATTGTGGGCGACGTACACCAGGTGCTGCCGGCGCTGATCGATGCAGCCAAGAAGCTGAAGGACTAAAGCCCAACGCAACTCAAGGGCAGGCCCAGGCTTGCCCTTTTTTGTTGTTGCCGACCAAAGCCTGGCGCGCTGACACCAATCAAGCACGTAACTCCAACCTACCGCCGGTTTCGCCTAGAGCCGTGTAACGGGTGCGCTTTTGGGCCTCGAGGTGCAAATGAGCAAGGGAGGGCCTGGGGCTTGGGGTACACTGGCAACGTAAATCGATTACCCACGCTGCTGCACGCGGTCGCGTGAACCTCGGGGGAACCTCATGGTTGCTATACCAACGGAAGAATTAAACAGCATGACCGAAGTAATGGCCCTTTTGGATGAGGGTCGGCGTATGCAGGGCTACCTGTCCGAAATGGGCACAGAAATGCTCAAGGCCGCCGCCGAGCTGGATAACGGCTACCCCCCATCTCCAGACCTTATTGCTAAGCTGGTGGGGGCCTCACAGGCTTTTGAAGCGCTGCACGACCGGGCGCAGCGCCTGCTGGGAGGTGCGCTGATTGAGCCAGTGCTGCCCCGTGTACTGGAAGCGCTCGAGGCCCATCGCAAGGCGCTGGAAGCGGCCGCCTTGCGTCAGCAAGCCCTGAATGTGCTGGAGCAGGTGAGCAGCCTGGTTTACCGGAGTGGTGAGGAGTTCCTGCCGCTTTCGGCTGTGCAGTTCGATGTTTTGGGCCTGATGCGCCAGCAAAAGGAAAGCACAGAACTCAATGCGACCGTTCTGGCTCTGGCTAACGGCAGCCACCCCTACAACCTGCTGCTTCGGCTGGTGGCGGACAAAAGCATGAGCAACGAAGAATGGGTCAGGATATACCAGCAGGTGGCCCAGGAGATTGGTCAGGATCTTGCTGTAGCGGCCGCGCGCGGCCAGATCGTACTGCCCGAGTGATACCATGCCCGCTTGAATCCTTACATCGCCAGGTGCAGCCGGGGGTGAGGGATTCAAGCCGACCGATCGGGAGTATCGATGCGTATGAACCATCTACCCCTTGGCCCTGCGATCCAGGGCCCGGGCGTGGGCTTCTAGGCCCTCTTCGCGGGCCATGCGGGCCCCGAGCGCGGCCAGCTTGCTGGCCGCTGACTGGTTGAGACCCACCACCGGGATGACCTTGAGAAAGTCCCGCAGGGCCAGCCCACCTCCAAAGCGGGCGGTGCCGGTTGTGGGCATGACGTGGCTGGGGCCGGCGATATAGTCGCCCAGGGCCTCGCAGGAATGCTCGCCCAGAAAAACCCCGCCAGCGTTGCGCACCTGTCCCAGCACGGCCAGTGGGTCGTTCACGGAAAGGCACAGGTGTTCGGGGGCGTAGAGGTTGGCAAGCTCGAGGGCCTGTTCGATGCTTTCTACCTGCACCAGACCGCTTCGCTGCAGAGCCTGGCGGGCAATGCTGGCCCTTGGCAGGTCGGCAAGCTGGCGCTGGAGCTCTTCCTCCACACGCCCCAGCAGCTCCCGGTAGGACGAAAGCAGCCAGGCTTCGGAATCGGGGCCGTGTTCGGCCTGGGCCAGCAGATCGGCGGCCAGCAGCTTGGGATCGGCGGAAGCATCGGCGATGATGAGGGTCTCGGTCGGCCCTGGCAGGCCTTCCATACCCACCGACCCATATACTTCGCGTTTGGCCAGCACCACATAGCGGTTGCCTGGGCCCATAATTTTGTCGACACGGGGTATGGTTTCGGTGCCGTAGGCTAGCGCTGCGATGGCCTGGGCACCCCCCATGGCAAACAGCCGATCGGCGCCGGCCACCCAGGCTGCGGCCAGAATGCCCGGATGCACTCGAGGGGGGGAGGCCAGCACAATCTCGCCCACCCCGGCGACCTTGGCCGGAACTGCAGTCATCAAAACCGTGGAAAGCAGGGGTGCCGAGCCTCCAGGGACGTAAACCCCCACCCGGTCGAGCGGGCGCACTAACTGGCCCAGCACCCCATCGGCGCCGGCTTCCAGGAACCCGCCCATGGGCTCCCGCCGGTAAAAGGCCTCGATCCGTTCTTTGGCGGTCTCGAGGGCGTCCCGCAGGTCGGCGTCCAGGTCTTCGTAGGCTTCGCGCCAGACCCGTTTGGGAATTTCCTCCACAGGGTGCCCGTCTATCTCCTGGCTGATGCGCTGCAGGGCTGCATCACCCTCGTGCTCGACTTGATGCAGAATAAACCGCACCGTTTCCAGGGCATCGCCGTACTCCACGGTCATGCGACGATTTTTGAAGTGCTCGTAGATCTGCTCAGGGGTTTTGATCATACAGGGCCTTTTGGGGGAGAAACAGGGCTTTAGCTATATCGCCTGCGACGCCGCCGCCGCCGACTGGAACCTCCATTCTCCTGCTCTTTGGGTGGTTCGCCGGAAACCACCCTGGTTTTAGGGGGTTCTCCTGAGACCACTCGAGGTCGGCTCGAGTCTCGCTGGGTTTTGGGAGTTTGCTCCAACGGCTCAAAACGCTGTCCGGCCTCGAGGCGCTGCACCCCGACAAGATCGGCTTCGAAGACGTGCTCCCCTACCTTCTGCGTTAGCCGTACGGGGTAGCCTTGCTGGTCGAAATACAGCAGACTAAGACCCGGACGCAAGCGGTAAACCCGCAGGGTGCGCTCTTCAATGGTCTGGTCGGGTAGGCGCTCTACATAAGCCCGTCCTCCCACCAAAGCAAACTTCTCTATCTGGCCTACTTCGATGTCGAGTGCACCAATGGTCAGAATTAACGAGAGGGGGTCATGCATCTGGGTCAGGTAGGGGATGGCAAAGTCGTCTTTACCCTGGCTAACTGTAACCAGGCCGTCCTCGCGCGAGAACTCTACCTCCATCACTCGAGCCCCGTTGCCTTCCACCCTTTCGCGGTAGCGACGGGGTAGGCCTTCGCGGTCTAGCTCGCTTTCCCAACGCTGGCGGGTTTTGGGCAGGGGTAGTTCTACGGTGGCCTCGAGCACCACCCGCAGGCCGTCCCGGCGGGGCTCGAGGATTAGACGCTGCTCACCTGCTGGGTGTCCGGCATACCGCAGGCTGTAGCGCAGTGCTTGTGGAACCGCCCAATCCATGGCATTTATCCTACCAGCCCCCAGTGGAAAATCTGCACCAGTGCTATGGGGAATGTTCCATAACCTGCACCCGCTCACCGATAACCTGGGGGCTGTTTTGAAGCCTCATTCTGCGGGTCTGGACAACAGCCCTGGAGCACAAAAGGACGAGCTGTTTATTGTTTTTACAGCAATTGTGTATACCGTTTACCGTGTACTCACTCAAATGGTACACATTTTTGTAAGTGTTGTTATGCAGAATATACATTTTTTGGATTATCCGGGCTCAAGCCATACTCAAGACAGGAGGAATTGCAATGTCCAAACTGTCCCCCGAGATGAAACTGGAAGCCGACAAACTCAAGCGCGAATGGGAGACCAACCCCCGCTGGAAAGGCATCAAGCGCGACTACACCGCCGAGGATGTGGTGCGCCTGCGCCCCAGCCTTCTGCCCGAGCAGACCTTAGCCAGGGCGGGAGCTGAGCGGCTGTGGGAGCTTTTGCACACCCGTCCTTATGTGAACACCTTTGGGGCCTACACCGGGGCCCAGGCGGTGCAGATGGTCAAGGCCGGCCTCGAGGCCATCTACCTCTCGGGCTGGCAGGTGGCCGCCGACGCCAACCTGGCCTGGCAGACCTACCCCGATCAGTCGCTCTACCCAGCCAACTCGGTGCCGCAGGTGGTGCGCCGCATCAACAACGCCTTACAACGGGCCGACCAGATCGAGCGCGCCGAGGGTAAAACCGATCGCTACTGGTACGCCCCCATCGTGGCCGACGCCGAGGCCGGGTTTGGCGGCCCCCTCAACGCCTTCGAGCTGATGAAGGCCATGATCGAAGCGGGCGCAGCCGGGGTGCACTGGGAAGACCAGCTCAGCAGCGAGAAGAAGTGCGGACACCTGGGCGGCAAGGTGCTGATTCCCACCTCGCAGCACATCCGCACCCTGAACGCCGCCCGGCTGGCCGCCGATGTGATGAATGTGCCCAGCATCATCATCTGCCGCACCGATGCCGAGGCTGCGACCCTGCTCACCAGCGACATTGATGAGCGCGACAAGCCCTTTGTGAAGGAAGGTGAGCGCACCCCCGAGGGCTTCTACCGCATTCGCAACGGCCTCGAGGCCTGCATCACCCGCTCGCTGGCCTATGCCCCCTACGCCGACCTGCTGTGGATGGAGACCAGCACCCCCGACCTGGAGGTAGCCCGCAAGTTTGCCGAGGCCATCCATGCGGTCTACCCCGATAAGATGCTGGCCTACAACTGCTCCCCCAGCTTCAACTGGAAAAAGAACCTCGACGACGAAGCCATCGCCAAGTTCCAGCGCGAGCTGGGCGCCATGGGCTACAAGTTCCAGTTCATCACCCTGGCCGGCTGGCACAACCTCAACTACCGCACCTTCGAGCTGGCCAAGGGCTACAAGGAGCGCGGCATGAGCGCCTTCGTGGAGCTGCAGCAGCTCGAGTTCGCCGCCGAGAAGGACGGCTTCACCGCGGTCAAGCATCAGCGCGAGGTGGGTGCGGGCTACTTCGACGAGGTGCTCATGGCTATTACCGCCGGACAGGCCTCTACGGCGGCTCTGGCAGGCTCGACTGAGGAAGCCCAGTTCCATTGAGCCATAGCATGTTTTTCTTCTACCCTCTGGAGCGTAGCAACCTAATTAATCTGGATGGCAGCAGCCACAGGGCTGCTGCCATCCGCTAATGCCCGAAGTGGGTATCGGCGTCTGTCCCATCCCCAGTACAGCGGTATCCATGGAAACCGCTCTAGCCAGCATCTCGACTTTGTTGTAGCGCCTGATAAGCGGCCCAGGTGCGTGGATGGGGCGTAATGCCTTTCTGTTGCAGGTACCGCACTTTGCAGATGACGGCTTTTTGGTAGGCCTCCTCGAGCCTCCCGCTAAGCGCCATCTCGCGGATCTCGTGGTTGACCCCGCGGCCCGGCTCCGAGACATCGGCAATGTAAAGGGCCATGCCGATTTTGTGATCGGGGCTGACCCCATAAACGTGACCTTCGATGGCCTCGAGCACTTCCTCGTCTTCCACGCCCCATTCCTGGGCCAACCGACGGCCTGCCCGCCCATGCAGGGCCAGGGGGTGATTGCGTTCTATCTCGTTTTCGGGGAGGGCTAACGCTTGCAGGCGCTCGGCGCTCAGGTCGCGCGCGGCGTCGTGCAGAATTGCGGCCAGATAGGCTTTGCCCTCGTCGAGGGCATTGGCCTTGGCAATTTGAGCCGCCAGCTCGGCCACTCGAAGAATATGCTCATAGCGCTCAGGCTTGACCAACTGGCGCACTTTCTCGGCGTAATCAACGACAGAGCCTTTGCTTATCAAAGTTGAGCCTCCGCCGAGGGCGGGAGCAGGTTTGGAAACTCCTGCCCATCCGCAACAGAGAGCCTACCATATTTGCAGAAAATTCCAAGGCGATGGAACCTCTAAAGTCGCGGTTCAGTGGGCGGGGTGGGAGCTGTGGCAGAGCCACCAGGCTTGAACTAGGATAAAGGCATGGCCGATGTTAAGCCCGTGTTCAAGTCCAAAAAAGCTGAGGAAGTCTACCAGTTGATTATTAATCTTCCTCCCCTGACGGATGAACAAGCCCGCAAGATGGTAAAAGCCATCGAGCGGGTTACGGGCCGCCGCCACCCTGTTCGCCCCATACGTCGTTCTAATGTGAATCCCTAAACAAATCCTGCTCGACACCAACTTTTTTATTTCCCCCCGGCGCAAAGAGCCGTTTTCTTGGCCGCCTTTTACGCGAGCAAATGGTTAACTCGGTAATTGTGCAACGTGGAATATGCCCTGCTCCAACCGGTACTTGAAACATTTATCCATAGCCGCTATAGTTATCAGTTGGCTGGGTCAAAAGACCCGAGCCGTTTGGTTGGATTGCACCTGCATCCCGGACGGCTAACTGGAGAGTGTGGCTATGTACGCAATCATCAAAACCGGTGGTAAACAGTACCGCGCAGAAGCGGGCAGCAGGCTGCGCGTAGAGAAGCTCGAGGCCAGCCCTGGCGATACCGTGGAGTTCGATGCCCTGATGCTGGGCGGTGAGAAGACCGTGATTGGTAGCCCCACCGTTCCGGGCGCCAAGGTGGTGGCCGAGGTAGTGGAGCACGGCAAAGGTAAAAAGGTGGTGGTGGCCAAGTTCAAGGCCAAGATTCAGTACCGCCGCAAGCGGGGCCACCGCCAGCCCTACACCGAGATTCTCGTGAAGGAG of Meiothermus sp. contains these proteins:
- the yqeK gene encoding bis(5'-nucleosyl)-tetraphosphatase (symmetrical) YqeK codes for the protein MRQLVKPERYEHILRVAELAAQIAKANALDEGKAYLAAILHDAARDLSAERLQALALPENEIERNHPLALHGRAGRRLAQEWGVEDEEVLEAIEGHVYGVSPDHKIGMALYIADVSEPGRGVNHEIREMALSGRLEEAYQKAVICKVRYLQQKGITPHPRTWAAYQALQQSRDAG
- the hisD gene encoding histidinol dehydrogenase, whose amino-acid sequence is MTVEYGDALETVRFILHQVEHEGDAALQRISQEIDGHPVEEIPKRVWREAYEDLDADLRDALETAKERIEAFYRREPMGGFLEAGADGVLGQLVRPLDRVGVYVPGGSAPLLSTVLMTAVPAKVAGVGEIVLASPPRVHPGILAAAWVAGADRLFAMGGAQAIAALAYGTETIPRVDKIMGPGNRYVVLAKREVYGSVGMEGLPGPTETLIIADASADPKLLAADLLAQAEHGPDSEAWLLSSYRELLGRVEEELQRQLADLPRASIARQALQRSGLVQVESIEQALELANLYAPEHLCLSVNDPLAVLGQVRNAGGVFLGEHSCEALGDYIAGPSHVMPTTGTARFGGGLALRDFLKVIPVVGLNQSAASKLAALGARMAREEGLEAHARALDRRAKG
- a CDS encoding NADH:flavin oxidoreductase/NADH oxidase, which codes for MSLLFSPLQLRSVSLKNRIAMSPMCQYSAQDGHVTDWHLLHYPTRAIGGVGLAIVEATAVEARGVISPDDLGLWSDEHVAGLKELTRRIRYAGAVPGIQIAHAGRKAGTASPWQGGKPLHRWTPVAPSPLPFQEGWPIPQALDEAGLDEVRQAFRQAARRALAAGFEVLEIHMAHGYLLHSFLSPLTNQRTDRYGGSRENRMRFPLEVAEAVREVWPAELPLLVRVSASDWVEGGWDITDTVVFAGELQQRGVDLLDCSSGGAVPGVKIPVGPGYQVPFAAQVRLSTGLSTGAVGLITEPLQAEAILQENQADLVLLGRVLLREPYWPYRAAQALGTRVWPVQYERAF
- a CDS encoding electron transfer flavoprotein subunit alpha/FixB family protein, encoding MILVVLEHDGQRLRKGALEAISRARQIGALGAIAGVVIGENTQAVAQEAAQYLPTVYAAEVGSYTPEKWAEAAYAAAQKSGAKVVVATGGRQSRTWTARLAYKMKAGLLEDTLETSTDGQHIIGVRYSFLNRVTEKQKAALPVVFTAKPNTTPLAEPADSSGVVEALEVSLPPTVEVLERLSEQKKGVSLTEATVVVTGGRGLGNPEAFAGVEELASTLGAAVGATRAVVDAGWRPYSEQVGQTGKTVQPNLYIALAVSGAVQHQAGMNKSKYIVAVNKDAEAPIFKIADYGIVGDVHQVLPALIDAAKKLKD
- the rplU gene encoding 50S ribosomal protein L21, producing the protein MYAIIKTGGKQYRAEAGSRLRVEKLEASPGDTVEFDALMLGGEKTVIGSPTVPGAKVVAEVVEHGKGKKVVVAKFKAKIQYRRKRGHRQPYTEILVKEIRA
- the aceA gene encoding isocitrate lyase, which codes for MSKLSPEMKLEADKLKREWETNPRWKGIKRDYTAEDVVRLRPSLLPEQTLARAGAERLWELLHTRPYVNTFGAYTGAQAVQMVKAGLEAIYLSGWQVAADANLAWQTYPDQSLYPANSVPQVVRRINNALQRADQIERAEGKTDRYWYAPIVADAEAGFGGPLNAFELMKAMIEAGAAGVHWEDQLSSEKKCGHLGGKVLIPTSQHIRTLNAARLAADVMNVPSIIICRTDAEAATLLTSDIDERDKPFVKEGERTPEGFYRIRNGLEACITRSLAYAPYADLLWMETSTPDLEVARKFAEAIHAVYPDKMLAYNCSPSFNWKKNLDDEAIAKFQRELGAMGYKFQFITLAGWHNLNYRTFELAKGYKERGMSAFVELQQLEFAAEKDGFTAVKHQREVGAGYFDEVLMAITAGQASTAALAGSTEEAQFH
- a CDS encoding DUF3108 domain-containing protein, translated to MDWAVPQALRYSLRYAGHPAGEQRLILEPRRDGLRVVLEATVELPLPKTRQRWESELDREGLPRRYRERVEGNGARVMEVEFSREDGLVTVSQGKDDFAIPYLTQMHDPLSLILTIGALDIEVGQIEKFALVGGRAYVERLPDQTIEERTLRVYRLRPGLSLLYFDQQGYPVRLTQKVGEHVFEADLVGVQRLEAGQRFEPLEQTPKTQRDSSRPRVVSGEPPKTRVVSGEPPKEQENGGSSRRRRRRRRYS
- a CDS encoding acyl-CoA dehydrogenase family protein; translated protein: MPIDFTLTDEQKELQKLARRFAKEQIAPVAAEYDRKEEVPWGLVEKLHEVGLLNAIIPEAYGGLGLGMLEEVIIGEELAWGCMGIYTIPMASDLGITPILLAGTHEQKQRFFKKLTEKPALAAFALSEPGNGSDAAALRTRAVRDGDHYVLNGTKTWISNGGEAETVVVFATVAPELRHKGVVALVVEKGTPGFKANKLHGKMGQRASGTYELVFEDCRVPVENRLGQEGDGFKIAMQTLDKTRIPVAAGSLGVARRALEEATKYAKEREAFGKPIAEFQAIQFKLAEMLMGLETARTYTYYAAWLVDTHQPHAHAAAIAKAYASEMAFEAANQAIQIHGGYGYMHEYPVEKLLRDVKLNQIYEGTNEIQRLIIARHILKG
- a CDS encoding electron transfer flavoprotein subunit beta/FixA family protein; the protein is MKFVAVIRQVPDGESRLKIEGGKVDLGGVTMILDQMDEWAVEEVIRLQEKHGGESVVVALGPERFEEAIRTALAMGIDRAIHLVAEGYLDPISQAEALAEVIRAEAPTLVFTGGQQADWDSQALGPALAEALSWPVVSWTTQIELEGETQAKAKHDLDEGAEVVRVGLPAVFTSQQGLNEPRYPTLPGIMKAKRKELKKVPVSASSKVEILEQTIQEKSRLNKMIDGKDPVAAAHELVRLLHEEAKVI